The Setaria italica strain Yugu1 chromosome VIII, Setaria_italica_v2.0, whole genome shotgun sequence genome includes the window TTAGGCATTGGTGTCAGCAACATGAGAAGTGGGGAGCGTGCGTTGTTGCATGTTGGTTGGGAGCTAGGCTATGGCAAAGAAGGAAGCTTTTCATTCCCAAATGTCCCTCCAATGGCAGACCTTGTTTATGAAGTTGAACTTATTGGATTTGATGATATCAAAGAGGTATGCAAATAAAGTTCTCCCACCTCCACCCCACATAATGCTTTagtcattattattttgaagaGTAGGCTGAAATTATTTGTATTGATTAGCATTACTTGCTTCTCAAGTTGGGAACTTTCAAATCATGATAAACTGTGAATCAGGGGAAAGCCCGAAGTGACATGACAGTTGAGGAGAGGATCGCAGCTGCAGACAGGAGAAAGATTGAAGGCAATGAGTATTTCAAAGAAAAGAAGCTTGAGGAGGCCAAGCAGCAATATGAAATGGTTAGTGGCATTCTTTACTTTTGGCATGCAGCATGCTTGGCAGAATTCTGATTTCAGTCCTCTACTTGTTCCCTTTTACAGGCAATTGCGTACATGGGAGACGATTTCATGTTTCAATTGTTTGGGAAGTACAGAGACATGGCCTTGGCTGTGAAAAATCCATGTCATCTCAACATGGCTGCATGCCTTATCAAACAAAATAGATTCAATGAAGCTATTGTTCAATGTAGCATCGTACGTTATTTCTACTATGCTCATGAGTACACTCAGTCGTCAATACATGATTTACATCTATGAGTGCATTTTTCTAGTTTGCGTAGACGTTCACATAAACTATACATGATTTTATGTTCTGACGTGAAAAACATGTCTGTTTAAAAATGATGTAAAGACTTGTAGCAACTAAGCTCATGTGGCCTAAATGAATTCAGATATCAAAATGCAAGGTTCTGCATTACAGTTATCAAACAGCTGATTTTGcacctttttcattttttttaaaagtgcCAATTTTATGATGATTGATCAATTGAACAATCCCATGTTCCTACTGCAAAATTACCCTGCTTTGTCTGTAAAATTACTGATTTGATGGCTGATCCTTTCTGTAATCTTATTCTTCAGGTCTTGTCAGAGGACGAAAGTAATGTGAAAGCATTGTTCAGGCGAGGAAAAGCTAAATCTGAACTAGGCCAGACAGAATCCGCCAGGGAGGATTTCCAGAAAGCGAAGAAATACTCCccagaagacaaggagatcctTCGGGAGCTCCGGTTGCTCGCGGAACAAGACAAGGCTCTGTACGAAAAGCAGAAGGAGCTGTACAAAGGTCTCTTTGGGCCAAGGCCTGAAGTGAAACCAAAGAAGGCA containing:
- the LOC101774560 gene encoding peptidyl-prolyl cis-trans isomerase FKBP42, with translation MAVEEDAAPAAAAAAGSSDNEITVEDASFVHTEPPQDGSAPPVVSSDMEVLRDKVRKQVIKEGHGKRPLKFATCFVHYRAWVQGSSHKFEDTWQEQHPIELVLGKEKKEMSGLGIGVSNMRSGERALLHVGWELGYGKEGSFSFPNVPPMADLVYEVELIGFDDIKEGKARSDMTVEERIAAADRRKIEGNEYFKEKKLEEAKQQYEMAIAYMGDDFMFQLFGKYRDMALAVKNPCHLNMAACLIKQNRFNEAIVQCSIVLSEDESNVKALFRRGKAKSELGQTESAREDFQKAKKYSPEDKEILRELRLLAEQDKALYEKQKELYKGLFGPRPEVKPKKANYLAIFWQWLVSLIRYLVRMFKHKNE